The Shewanella sp. KX20019 genome window below encodes:
- a CDS encoding YfaZ family outer membrane protein, whose product MKIKALVGAVSLCLVSVSAQATDFSLGLNDDTFSTELQVDLNKDVNASAQYIYSDKGGQMLSGAMHVAHDAGIHHIEIGGKFSQLWSKKSQNGNYVGIGGRYAMHLGSNISVHGSGYYSPSVLSFGDIDGSWEVDGKVQYQLNPAIALFVGYRNIRLQYDDAENTTFESGFYLGGRATF is encoded by the coding sequence ATGAAAATTAAAGCTTTAGTGGGGGCGGTTTCGCTGTGTTTAGTCAGTGTTTCAGCGCAGGCGACAGATTTCAGCCTGGGGTTAAATGATGACACCTTTTCAACAGAGCTACAGGTTGACCTGAATAAAGATGTTAATGCATCTGCACAATATATCTATTCAGATAAAGGCGGGCAGATGTTATCGGGTGCGATGCATGTCGCCCATGATGCGGGGATACACCATATTGAGATTGGTGGAAAGTTTTCTCAGCTATGGTCTAAAAAAAGTCAAAACGGTAATTATGTTGGTATCGGCGGACGCTATGCAATGCATTTAGGATCGAATATTTCGGTTCACGGTTCGGGTTATTACTCTCCATCAGTTCTGTCATTTGGTGATATCGATGGTTCATGGGAAGTTGATGGTAAAGTTCAATATCAGCTTAATCCGGCCATTGCGCTATTTGTCGGTTATAGGAATATACGCCTACAGTACGATGACGCAGAAAATACAACATTTGAATCTGGCTTCTATTTAGGTGGCAGAGCAACATTCTAG
- a CDS encoding 7TM diverse intracellular signaling domain-containing protein: MHVKIITITLFILSLFGSNESVHASAILDQTFLFEASADDSIPQDFMAIMPWIKSNPQQSKVSLAGGDYWMASAFVVSSDEGRWSVNVKNAIIESVDYWIIGEDGSKQYFHSGYYAPYEFLFDYARKVELKKNTNYWLVTRINSRYYSSQPKLQVQSYEQHRLSSDLSAMFVVLCMGALASIAFYNLLIYASIKDKAFLYYGFYVLTYAIGWALTFHIPAHLFGFHGLQLHHLFFIGLPIFNILFYKHFLQLPELSPKLWQLSKYLMWACIIALPASIYLISYTAIIASILIMLWIALAITCGNVCLLKGFYPARYFIVAFTCLLLPAVLILPGNMGLTPDFFDNAELATLIGGTADALLLSLALANKIRMLSDEKERYIETLDIAWKNARVDVLTATANRFAFDEFMRQDQPIGPTANSECYLVLITIEGLSQVNKKVGLGEGDKLICFVAKQLDKLINKRSQKSIYRVGVNDFVLFIDKDDIAEIELTTTQIEAQFSQEGFTDASLHVGRCLNTEVLNNHEWLRNADQNLYANKSVKRRQLYAQRLSRTLDLES, translated from the coding sequence ATGCACGTAAAAATAATAACAATCACTTTGTTTATATTATCTCTCTTTGGCAGTAATGAAAGCGTTCATGCAAGTGCCATTTTAGATCAAACATTTCTTTTTGAAGCTTCAGCTGATGACAGTATTCCGCAAGACTTTATGGCGATTATGCCTTGGATAAAATCAAATCCGCAGCAGAGTAAGGTCTCATTGGCGGGTGGAGATTACTGGATGGCGAGCGCTTTTGTTGTCTCTTCAGATGAAGGGAGATGGAGTGTTAATGTTAAAAACGCCATTATTGAATCTGTAGATTATTGGATTATTGGCGAAGATGGTTCAAAGCAGTATTTCCACAGCGGTTATTATGCGCCTTATGAGTTCTTGTTCGACTATGCGCGAAAAGTTGAGCTCAAGAAGAACACAAACTATTGGCTAGTAACCCGAATAAACAGCCGTTATTACTCTTCTCAGCCCAAACTACAGGTACAATCCTACGAGCAGCATCGCCTTTCTTCTGACTTAAGTGCCATGTTTGTCGTGCTATGTATGGGCGCGCTCGCCTCAATTGCTTTTTATAATCTACTAATCTACGCATCCATAAAAGACAAAGCGTTTCTATATTATGGGTTTTATGTTTTAACTTACGCTATAGGTTGGGCGTTAACATTCCATATCCCAGCGCACCTTTTTGGGTTTCATGGCTTGCAGTTGCACCATCTGTTTTTTATCGGTCTACCCATTTTTAATATTCTTTTTTACAAACATTTTTTGCAACTACCTGAATTGTCGCCAAAATTATGGCAATTGAGTAAATATCTAATGTGGGCATGTATTATTGCACTGCCAGCAAGTATTTATTTGATTTCATATACAGCTATTATTGCCTCCATCTTGATAATGCTCTGGATAGCATTGGCAATTACTTGCGGTAATGTATGCTTATTAAAAGGGTTTTATCCGGCACGATATTTTATCGTCGCATTCACCTGCTTGCTGCTACCAGCAGTATTAATCCTCCCTGGAAATATGGGGTTAACACCAGACTTTTTTGACAACGCCGAGTTAGCGACATTGATCGGCGGCACAGCCGATGCTTTGCTGTTATCACTAGCACTGGCAAATAAAATTCGCATGTTGTCGGACGAGAAAGAGCGTTATATCGAAACGTTGGATATCGCATGGAAAAATGCCCGTGTCGATGTACTAACCGCAACAGCTAACCGTTTTGCATTTGATGAGTTTATGCGTCAAGATCAACCCATTGGGCCTACCGCCAACTCAGAGTGCTACTTAGTGCTGATCACGATTGAGGGGTTGTCGCAGGTAAACAAAAAGGTGGGTCTTGGAGAGGGTGATAAGCTAATTTGTTTTGTGGCTAAGCAATTGGACAAACTGATTAACAAACGGAGTCAGAAAAGTATTTACCGAGTCGGGGTCAATGATTTTGTGCTCTTTATCGACAAAGACGATATCGCAGAGATAGAGCTGACTACGACCCAGATAGAAGCTCAATTTAGTCAAGAAGGCTTTACTGATGCAAGCCTTCATGTTGGTCGCTGCCTAAATACCGAGGTATTGAATAATCATGAATGGCTGCGTAATGCCGATCAAAATTTGTATGCCAATAAAAGCGTTAAGCGGCGTCAATTATACGCGCAGCGGTTAAGCCGCACGCTTGATTTAGAGTCGTGA
- a CDS encoding glutathione peroxidase, with translation MTPSIYDFSVINIQGQEISLEDYKGRVVLIVNTASECGFTPQYQELEQLYKKYQSQGLTILGFPCNQFGAQEKGSSEEISLFCERNFGVSFPLFEKIEVNGENTIPLYRHLKTAAKGLLGSERIKWNFTKFLINKQGKVEHRFASTTKPMAIEKNILELL, from the coding sequence ATGACACCTTCAATTTACGACTTTTCGGTAATTAATATTCAGGGGCAAGAGATCTCGCTCGAAGACTACAAGGGAAGAGTGGTTTTAATCGTGAATACCGCGAGCGAATGTGGCTTCACTCCGCAGTACCAGGAACTCGAACAGCTATACAAGAAGTATCAATCACAAGGTTTAACGATCCTCGGATTCCCCTGCAACCAGTTTGGTGCTCAAGAGAAAGGGAGCAGCGAAGAGATTAGTTTGTTCTGCGAACGCAATTTTGGGGTCAGTTTCCCTTTATTTGAAAAAATAGAGGTCAATGGGGAAAATACAATACCTTTATATCGTCACCTAAAAACTGCAGCAAAAGGCCTATTGGGTTCCGAGCGGATAAAGTGGAATTTCACAAAGTTCCTCATTAACAAACAGGGTAAAGTTGAGCACCGCTTTGCTTCGACGACGAAACCAATGGCTATTGAAAAAAACATCTTAGAGCTACTTTAA
- a CDS encoding PstS family phosphate ABC transporter substrate-binding protein, whose amino-acid sequence MKLKQLVGAVSLTAATVFSAASMAAIDQSLPTYEKTSGVSGNLSSVGSDTLANMMTLWAEDFKQLYPNVNIQIQAAGSSTAPPALTEGTSQFGPMSRKMKPNEVEAFEKHYGYQPTAIRVAIDALAVFVHKDNPIKGMSMEQIDGIFSSTNKCGGDDVKRWGDVGLTGSWSGRDVQLYGRNSVSGTYGYFKKKALCKGDFKANVNEQPGSASVVQSVSQSLNAIGYSGIGYKTAGVKAVAISKKGTNYIAASAENAASGKYPLSRYLYVYVNKHPNKALSPMDREFIRYVLSKQGQQIVEKDGYVALPRSVIAKDLEKAGIRL is encoded by the coding sequence ATGAAATTGAAACAACTTGTCGGCGCAGTAAGTTTAACTGCCGCGACTGTATTTTCTGCAGCATCAATGGCTGCAATCGACCAGTCTTTACCAACGTATGAAAAAACAAGTGGTGTGTCTGGTAACTTATCGTCTGTTGGTTCAGATACACTGGCTAACATGATGACGCTATGGGCTGAAGACTTTAAACAGCTATACCCTAACGTGAATATTCAAATACAAGCGGCTGGTTCATCTACTGCGCCACCAGCATTGACTGAAGGTACTTCACAGTTCGGCCCAATGAGCCGTAAGATGAAGCCAAATGAAGTGGAAGCATTCGAAAAACATTACGGCTACCAGCCAACAGCTATTCGCGTTGCAATCGATGCGTTAGCAGTGTTTGTGCATAAAGATAATCCAATCAAAGGCATGAGCATGGAGCAGATTGACGGTATCTTCTCTTCGACGAATAAGTGTGGCGGTGATGATGTTAAACGTTGGGGTGATGTTGGCCTAACGGGTAGCTGGTCAGGACGTGACGTGCAGCTGTATGGCCGTAACTCAGTATCGGGTACTTACGGTTACTTTAAAAAGAAAGCACTGTGTAAAGGTGATTTTAAAGCTAACGTAAATGAGCAGCCAGGTTCTGCATCTGTGGTTCAGTCTGTATCTCAATCGCTGAACGCCATTGGATACTCAGGAATTGGTTATAAGACAGCGGGTGTAAAAGCGGTTGCCATCTCTAAGAAAGGCACCAATTACATCGCAGCTTCAGCTGAAAATGCGGCAAGCGGTAAGTACCCACTTTCACGTTACCTCTATGTTTATGTGAACAAGCATCCAAACAAGGCACTTTCGCCAATGGATCGTGAATTCATCCGCTATGTACTGTCAAAGCAAGGACAGCAAATCGTAGAGAAAGACGGTTATGTTGCACTTCCACGTAGCGTTATTGCAAAAGATTTAGAGAAAGCCGGTATCCGTCTTTAA
- the phoR gene encoding phosphate regulon sensor histidine kinase PhoR — MFDSYSGYRLISRLVIYLLLCLAVGLLIGEVFWILLLGSVCLLLWHYRQLSRLNYWLWHDRRLTPPNGSGSWEGVFNGIYRLQGKNRKRVSQLAFLLGRFRQGAEALPDAAVVLDSEHNILWCNKLAQLLLGFVWPQDNGQRIDNLIRHPDFSNYLKNAEYQEPLELAAPLSEGRLLEIRIMGYGSGQLLLIARDITRVRQLEGMRKEFVANVSHELKTPLTVLQGYLEMMQSMEEPDSPNVRALDQMQQQTSRMRSMVEQLLALSRIEDAGDVNLEVKVNMSSMMDILRDEALALAQEQYEIMLYCEPGLDMYGNEIQLRSACTNLISNAIRYTEPGGKIDISWRKIATGGQFSVRDSGEGIAPQHIGRLTERFYRVDSARSRQSGGTGLGLAITKHALNHHQSELMVSSQLGKGSTFSFVIPPNLIEYTVPEPLSPVE; from the coding sequence ATGTTTGATTCATATTCTGGGTATCGTCTAATTTCTCGATTGGTGATCTATCTGCTGCTTTGTTTAGCGGTGGGATTATTGATTGGTGAAGTCTTTTGGATACTTTTACTCGGTAGTGTCTGTTTATTGCTGTGGCATTACCGTCAGCTCTCACGACTTAACTATTGGCTGTGGCATGATCGCCGCCTAACGCCGCCGAACGGCAGCGGAAGTTGGGAAGGGGTATTTAACGGTATCTATCGCTTACAGGGGAAAAACCGTAAGCGGGTATCGCAACTCGCGTTCCTACTTGGCCGTTTCAGGCAGGGCGCTGAAGCGTTACCTGATGCTGCTGTAGTGCTCGATTCTGAACACAATATTCTCTGGTGTAACAAACTTGCGCAGCTGTTATTGGGCTTTGTTTGGCCACAAGATAATGGCCAGCGAATCGACAACCTTATTCGCCATCCTGACTTTTCTAACTACTTAAAAAATGCCGAATACCAAGAGCCTTTAGAGCTGGCTGCTCCATTGTCTGAAGGGCGTTTGTTAGAGATTCGAATCATGGGTTATGGCTCTGGTCAGTTACTGTTGATAGCACGCGATATTACTCGTGTTCGTCAGTTAGAAGGGATGCGCAAAGAGTTTGTCGCTAATGTCTCGCATGAGCTTAAGACCCCGTTAACAGTGCTGCAAGGCTATTTAGAGATGATGCAATCAATGGAGGAGCCAGATTCCCCCAATGTGAGAGCACTGGATCAGATGCAGCAGCAAACTTCGAGGATGCGCTCTATGGTTGAGCAGCTACTGGCATTATCTAGAATAGAAGATGCAGGCGATGTAAACCTTGAAGTTAAAGTTAATATGTCGTCAATGATGGACATACTTCGTGATGAGGCGCTCGCGCTGGCGCAAGAGCAATACGAAATAATGCTGTATTGCGAGCCCGGCCTTGATATGTATGGTAATGAAATCCAGCTTCGAAGTGCTTGTACAAACCTTATCTCTAATGCAATTCGCTATACCGAGCCCGGTGGAAAGATTGATATTAGCTGGCGAAAGATAGCTACTGGCGGCCAATTTAGTGTGCGTGATAGTGGCGAAGGTATTGCACCGCAGCATATTGGCCGTTTAACAGAGCGTTTCTATCGGGTTGATAGTGCGCGCTCAAGGCAAAGTGGTGGTACTGGCCTGGGGCTGGCGATCACCAAACATGCGCTAAACCATCATCAAAGTGAGTTAATGGTATCGAGCCAGCTAGGTAAGGGCAGTACCTTTAGTTTTGTTATTCCGCCGAACCTTATTGAGTATACGGTCCCGGAACCTCTCTCACCCGTTGAGTGA
- the phoB gene encoding phosphate regulon transcriptional regulator PhoB, whose protein sequence is MTARILIVEDELAIREMLTFVLEQHGFTTTAAEDYDSALDMLSEPYPDLVLLDWMFPGGSGIQLAKRLRQDEFTRHIPIIMLTARGEEEDKVRGLEVGADDFVTKPFSPKELVARIKAVMRRAAPTCLEDPIDVQGLQLDPVSHRVTVGEQVLDMGPTEFRLLHFFMTHPERVYSREQLLDNVWGTNVYVEDRTVDVHIRRLRKAVTESGHDRLIQTVRGAGYRFSTRL, encoded by the coding sequence ATGACTGCAAGGATATTGATAGTTGAAGACGAGTTGGCAATTCGAGAGATGCTAACTTTCGTGTTAGAGCAACATGGCTTTACGACGACTGCCGCAGAGGACTACGACTCCGCGTTAGATATGTTATCTGAACCCTATCCCGACCTTGTGTTGCTTGATTGGATGTTCCCAGGTGGCAGCGGTATTCAACTCGCTAAGCGATTACGCCAAGATGAGTTTACCCGCCATATTCCAATTATCATGTTGACTGCACGTGGCGAAGAGGAGGATAAAGTGAGAGGCCTTGAAGTGGGTGCCGATGACTTTGTTACTAAACCTTTTTCACCCAAAGAGTTAGTTGCTCGCATTAAAGCCGTAATGCGCCGTGCTGCACCAACCTGTCTTGAAGATCCTATTGATGTGCAGGGGTTGCAGTTAGACCCTGTTAGTCATCGTGTCACAGTTGGTGAGCAAGTGTTAGACATGGGCCCGACTGAGTTTCGCTTACTGCATTTCTTTATGACGCACCCAGAGCGCGTATACAGTCGTGAGCAGCTACTTGATAACGTTTGGGGTACCAACGTCTATGTTGAAGATAGAACGGTTGATGTGCATATCAGGCGTTTACGCAAAGCGGTAACAGAATCTGGACACGATCGTCTTATTCAAACTGTTCGTGGCGCAGGCTATCGTTTCTCAACGAGACTTTAG
- a CDS encoding DUF4382 domain-containing protein, with protein sequence MKQLKLTTLSIAITAGIMLSGCGSDSDPSPETEFGKFTLGVSDNPADANIVNIAFKQVVLKNSEGSISFDVTVGEDGLQHVDLLGVQGQDVETLVSGQSVVVGEYQMCIYMQNNEISDTDSSYVLSGATKDDNGEYVGGVVEGLVTNSNGSCGGVGADEDNTGRLFFNKAFTIAAGNNAFVAEFNLSQGLQGPHGNKEYWTLKPTSVQLLNSADVGAITGQISPETMINCETNAGGSDFSPAVYLYPSATALEDMADFRTGANVLTQVAPITSARVNPIEDSEGNTLGYDYEFGFVVADTYSLGYTCLAQNDDPEAANIRDPQDGTAPFFIDSAEQEVSVVVDETTTRHFPESFVPSDS encoded by the coding sequence ATGAAACAACTAAAACTCACAACTTTAAGTATCGCTATCACTGCAGGCATAATGCTATCAGGCTGTGGTTCTGATTCAGATCCATCACCAGAGACCGAATTTGGTAAGTTTACTCTCGGTGTCTCAGATAACCCTGCCGATGCGAACATTGTTAATATCGCTTTTAAGCAAGTTGTATTGAAGAATAGCGAAGGCTCGATTTCCTTCGACGTTACGGTCGGTGAAGATGGTTTACAACACGTCGACTTACTAGGCGTACAAGGGCAAGATGTAGAAACACTGGTCAGTGGCCAGTCTGTCGTTGTTGGTGAGTACCAAATGTGTATCTATATGCAAAATAACGAGATCTCTGATACCGATAGCTCATATGTTCTTTCTGGTGCAACTAAAGACGATAATGGCGAATACGTTGGTGGTGTTGTCGAAGGGTTAGTAACAAATAGTAACGGTTCATGCGGTGGTGTTGGAGCAGATGAAGACAATACTGGCCGACTGTTTTTCAATAAAGCATTTACAATTGCGGCAGGTAACAACGCATTTGTGGCTGAATTCAACTTATCGCAAGGCCTTCAAGGACCTCATGGCAATAAGGAGTATTGGACGTTAAAACCAACTTCAGTTCAATTGCTAAATAGCGCCGACGTTGGTGCAATCACAGGGCAAATAAGCCCTGAAACCATGATTAATTGCGAAACGAATGCTGGTGGTTCAGATTTTTCTCCTGCTGTGTACCTCTACCCAAGCGCAACGGCATTAGAAGATATGGCTGACTTTAGAACCGGTGCTAATGTGCTCACTCAAGTAGCCCCGATAACTTCCGCTAGAGTTAACCCTATTGAAGACAGTGAAGGGAACACTTTAGGTTATGATTATGAATTCGGTTTTGTCGTCGCCGACACGTATAGCTTAGGTTATACCTGCCTTGCACAAAATGATGATCCTGAAGCAGCAAATATTCGTGATCCTCAGGATGGAACTGCACCGTTTTTCATCGATTCAGCCGAGCAGGAAGTTTCAGTTGTCGTTGATGAAACCACGACACGCCATTTCCCTGAGTCATTTGTACCGAGCGACTCCTAG
- a CDS encoding porin, translating to MMNVFCKTLLASALATATLASAHAADPLTVYGKLNVTAQSNDVNDEATTTIQSNASRFGVKGAFELSSDLEAFYTVEYEVDTGDADKENFKARNQFVGLRGNFGAFSVGRNDTMLKASQGKVDQFNDLSGDLKNLFKGENRIEQTATYITPSFSGFKVGVTYAAEGASSQYAQDGFSIAAMYGDAKLKKSPIYASVAYDADVKGYEVVRATVQGKIAGLKLGGMYQQQEETYEKDGTATVGGESKTGYLFSAAYTIDAVVLKAQYQDMEDKGDSWSVGGDYKLGKPTKLFAFYTNRSFEEVENDDKYFGVGLEHKF from the coding sequence ATGATGAACGTTTTTTGTAAAACTCTACTAGCTTCTGCTCTTGCTACTGCAACTCTAGCTTCTGCCCACGCAGCAGACCCACTAACAGTTTACGGTAAGCTAAATGTTACTGCGCAGTCTAATGATGTAAATGATGAAGCAACAACAACGATTCAATCTAATGCTTCTCGTTTTGGTGTTAAAGGTGCTTTCGAACTGAGCAGTGACCTTGAAGCTTTCTATACTGTCGAATATGAAGTTGATACTGGTGATGCAGACAAAGAAAACTTTAAAGCGCGTAATCAGTTTGTCGGTCTTAGAGGTAACTTTGGTGCATTTTCAGTTGGTCGTAATGACACCATGCTTAAAGCTTCTCAAGGTAAAGTTGACCAGTTTAATGACCTTTCAGGTGATTTGAAAAACTTGTTCAAAGGTGAAAATCGTATAGAGCAAACAGCGACTTATATCACGCCGTCATTTAGTGGCTTTAAAGTGGGAGTGACTTACGCTGCTGAAGGCGCTAGTTCGCAGTATGCGCAAGATGGCTTTAGTATTGCTGCCATGTACGGCGATGCAAAACTTAAAAAATCTCCTATTTATGCCTCTGTCGCCTATGATGCTGATGTAAAAGGTTATGAGGTTGTACGTGCAACTGTACAGGGTAAAATCGCAGGTCTTAAGCTAGGTGGTATGTACCAGCAGCAGGAAGAGACTTACGAGAAAGATGGTACTGCAACAGTTGGTGGCGAAAGCAAAACGGGTTACCTATTTAGTGCTGCATACACAATTGATGCAGTGGTATTAAAAGCGCAGTACCAAGATATGGAAGACAAAGGAGATTCTTGGTCAGTAGGCGGTGATTACAAGCTGGGCAAGCCTACTAAATTATTTGCTTTTTACACAAACCGTTCATTTGAAGAAGTTGAAAATGATGACAAATACTTCGGTGTTGGTCTAGAACATAAGTTCTAA
- a CDS encoding collagenase, whose protein sequence is MTPLLAAAESTRDLGTVLSQNHACSDTIIIRSQALTTPQIESACKLLQKQEAKFHLLFGTLNQPVSNDNNHSMRANVYHSREDYTANVTAHFDVPSDNGGMYLEGLPWEADNQAEFVAYEKKGQIWNLAHEYVHYLDGRFNLYGDFCASLHDSHSAPEYCAKPAPLYPHTVWWSEGVAEYISLGDDNPKAIKVIGDKNMLLSELFNTSYENNGGGDRVYRWGYLAVRFMLEKHKDKIDEMLTFTRKGDYPRYQALVTQWGTTMDAEFQTWLAGLTKKN, encoded by the coding sequence ATGACACCGCTACTTGCCGCTGCAGAGTCAACCCGAGATCTTGGCACCGTACTGAGCCAAAATCATGCTTGTAGCGACACAATAATTATCCGCTCTCAAGCGCTTACTACGCCGCAAATTGAGTCAGCATGCAAATTATTACAGAAGCAGGAAGCTAAGTTTCACCTGTTGTTCGGCACATTAAACCAACCTGTGTCCAACGATAATAACCACAGTATGCGGGCAAACGTTTACCATTCCCGGGAAGACTATACAGCTAATGTAACCGCACACTTTGATGTACCAAGCGATAATGGTGGCATGTACCTAGAGGGGCTTCCTTGGGAGGCGGATAATCAAGCTGAATTTGTTGCCTATGAGAAAAAGGGCCAAATTTGGAACCTTGCCCATGAGTATGTGCATTATCTAGATGGCCGTTTTAACCTTTATGGTGATTTTTGTGCATCACTACATGACTCACATAGCGCCCCTGAATATTGTGCAAAACCAGCGCCTTTATATCCTCACACCGTTTGGTGGAGCGAAGGTGTAGCGGAGTACATCTCACTTGGCGATGACAATCCAAAGGCGATTAAGGTCATTGGCGACAAAAATATGCTTTTGAGCGAACTGTTTAACACTAGTTATGAGAACAATGGTGGCGGCGATAGAGTGTATCGTTGGGGTTATTTAGCTGTGCGCTTTATGCTTGAAAAACATAAAGACAAAATCGATGAGATGCTAACCTTTACCCGTAAAGGTGACTACCCAAGATATCAGGCATTAGTGACTCAATGGGGAACAACGATGGATGCCGAGTTTCAAACTTGGTTAGCTGGACTAACAAAAAAGAATTAG
- a CDS encoding M1 family metallopeptidase yields the protein MLKQWDNSRDYHSYANTEQVCVKHLSLMLDVDFVSKQLTGLVELNLSYLDSDTRELMLDLRDITVFSVSTGTDQQLEYAIDKEDEILGQRLCVKLDSSVKSVKIHYATSPEAQGLQWLTPAQTSGKQLPFLFSQSQPINARSWIPLQDTPKARITFDAVINAPKGMRAVMSAMNDATAALDGHFSFTMEKAMPTHLLAIAVGDLAFGRLGARTGVYAEPEVVDSAVAEFEDTESMVEVAESLLGPYPWGRYDMIVLPPSFPFGGMENPRLAFMTPTLIAGDKSLVSTVAHELAHSWTGNLVSNATWRDLWLNEGFTTYFTNRIVEKVFGKELAELEVVLEYGRLKEAIESTALQAQTLPANMQDQDPNEAFNRFTYDKASMFVHDLEKRLGRESFDRFLYAYVQAFAFEAITTETFVEYAKKTLLVDHADSISEAELLGWIYGEGMPECFTEPTSNSLDKVNAALTAFASGCGANELNIDGWLVHHWQYFLTNLPLVIEHEQLSDLDNVFALTVSTNAEIACDWYKVAIRNGYGAVLPAVSDYLVKIGRGKFVKPLYAELLKAGFTAEIKNIYALARDGYHPSIVVMLDNQLKDVLKSH from the coding sequence GTGTTAAAGCAGTGGGATAATAGCCGTGACTACCATTCATACGCCAATACAGAGCAGGTGTGTGTTAAACATTTATCATTGATGTTAGATGTGGATTTTGTATCTAAACAATTGACTGGGCTGGTGGAACTTAACCTTAGCTATTTAGATAGTGATACTCGAGAGTTGATGCTCGACCTGCGTGACATCACCGTCTTTAGCGTGTCTACTGGTACAGATCAACAGTTAGAATACGCCATCGACAAAGAGGATGAGATCTTAGGTCAACGACTCTGCGTTAAATTAGACTCGTCTGTCAAGAGTGTCAAAATTCATTACGCTACATCACCAGAAGCACAAGGATTGCAGTGGCTAACACCGGCTCAAACGAGCGGTAAACAACTGCCATTCCTTTTCAGTCAATCTCAGCCCATTAATGCCCGCAGCTGGATCCCTCTACAAGATACCCCCAAGGCTAGAATTACCTTTGATGCGGTGATCAATGCCCCTAAAGGCATGCGCGCAGTAATGAGTGCCATGAATGATGCCACAGCTGCGCTTGACGGTCATTTTAGCTTCACCATGGAAAAAGCGATGCCGACTCATCTGCTTGCCATCGCCGTCGGAGATCTGGCATTTGGCCGATTAGGAGCGCGTACAGGCGTCTATGCTGAGCCTGAGGTTGTTGACTCTGCGGTTGCAGAGTTTGAAGACACCGAAAGCATGGTTGAAGTGGCCGAATCCCTGCTGGGCCCTTATCCATGGGGTCGTTATGACATGATTGTTTTACCACCAAGTTTCCCATTTGGTGGTATGGAAAATCCTCGATTGGCCTTTATGACACCGACGTTAATCGCGGGTGATAAAAGTCTAGTGTCTACCGTTGCACATGAGTTAGCACACTCCTGGACCGGGAATCTTGTCAGTAACGCCACTTGGCGTGACTTATGGCTAAACGAGGGGTTCACTACTTATTTTACTAACCGTATTGTTGAAAAGGTGTTTGGCAAGGAGTTAGCTGAGCTTGAAGTGGTACTTGAATACGGTCGACTGAAAGAAGCCATAGAGTCGACTGCGCTGCAGGCACAAACTTTGCCTGCTAATATGCAAGATCAAGATCCCAACGAAGCGTTCAACCGCTTCACTTATGACAAAGCATCTATGTTTGTGCACGACCTAGAAAAAAGGCTTGGGCGTGAGTCTTTTGATAGATTCCTCTATGCGTATGTGCAAGCGTTTGCTTTCGAAGCAATAACCACCGAAACCTTCGTTGAGTACGCAAAAAAGACCTTATTAGTTGATCATGCCGACTCCATTTCTGAAGCTGAATTATTGGGCTGGATCTACGGTGAAGGCATGCCTGAATGTTTTACTGAACCGACTTCAAATAGCCTCGACAAAGTGAATGCTGCGCTAACAGCATTCGCATCTGGTTGTGGTGCTAATGAGCTAAATATCGATGGTTGGTTAGTACACCATTGGCAGTACTTTCTGACCAATCTTCCATTGGTAATTGAGCATGAGCAGCTGAGCGATCTCGATAATGTCTTTGCATTGACAGTATCGACAAATGCTGAAATCGCATGTGATTGGTACAAGGTAGCCATTCGCAATGGCTATGGTGCGGTATTACCAGCGGTGAGTGACTACTTGGTTAAAATTGGCCGAGGTAAGTTTGTTAAACCTCTCTATGCTGAATTACTGAAAGCGGGATTTACTGCTGAGATTAAAAACATCTACGCGCTGGCTCGAGATGGTTACCATCCGTCGATCGTGGTGATGTTAGACAATCAGCTTAAGGATGTATTAAAGTCCCACTGA